The window TGCAAAACGAGTCCGAGTTGGTCAATAACAATAATGGCTCAGAATAGCTGGTTCAGCTGAAGATTCAGTTTGTGGACACTTTCTGAATTGAAATGCCAGGAACACTTTAACGGGATGTGAGTAGTTACAATATATCAAGACTCTTTCCTCCAGGCTTGTTGTTATATTTCTGTTGAACCAGCTCCAGATTTTTATTTGGGAgccagacaccctctctacttttaaaacCAGGctcaaaactttcctttttgataaagcatgtagttagagctggatcaggtgacaccgaaccctcccttagttacgctgcaggagcttcccatgatgcactgagtgtttgttCTTCACTCACTAGTGTctacacaccactctgcatttaatcattagttattattcatctatggctctctttcacagtgtgtcttttgtcctggcTTCTTCACATCACTCCCAACTGCTCACAAAGATGGCCcctcccctccctgagcctggttctgtcggaggtttcttcctgttaaaatggagtttctccttcccactgtcgccaagtccttggtcatttgattgttgtggttttatATTGTGGGGTCTTTATCTTAGacagttgtgatttggcgctgtataaataaaattgagctGAATTATTTCTGTCCtccagtcatttaaaaaaatattttaagccaAAGTTGCAATGTGCATCATTGTGAATGGTAATGATGAAAAATGCTTTTGTCATCCATTCAAAAAGTAGAGGAAAATGATGTTTGCAGTATTCATACAGCCTAATCCGTGTGTCATAGTTAATTCTCATTTCATTAAATTTTATGAGACTGTGTTATTTATGAGCAGATGCAGCCACAGTCCCAAAACTGcctaaacagcagcagctgtggcCTGCAGTAACCAAATCCAAAAGAGGAGGTGAAGTGGTCCTCGTGACCGTTTGGATGGTTTACGCGCAGGACGGTCTGATCCAACAAACCTCTCGACGAATATGACCAAGATGTGGATTCATTTGGTCAATAAAGACACGTCATTCACAAGTGTTCGGTGGCGTGTTCTTCTGGGAATGATCTGTGTGCGCTTTAACCTGAAACTCGCAGGCTGACATGTTGCTAAGTGGCTCTCGTGTGTCAGTATGAAATATATCCAGTTTATTCGGGCTCAGGTGCACTCGGGTTTATATATGCAGCTTCGCCAGTGTGACGCTGGGAGCTGCTGAAAAGTGTTAAATTAAtctttctgagtaaaaaaagaaaaaagtttgtgATTACTGATAACGATAATGACAATTGCTCACTGCAGACATGAATTGTAACCAGTGAAGTGGCAAGACAATCAAATATATTATGACTTGAAACATTAATCTGTGACTGTGTTGCAGCAAGTTTCTCCAGTTTTTGATTACATTTCTCAAAGTGACACATCCACTGTTTTTGCCTACTGAGGAGATGATGAACAGCAGGTTATCTGGAGCTCAGCGTGATGGTTGCCTCTCTGCAGATATCCTGATTGGTGCGTGTTTTTCTGCACACAGAGGGAGATGACTTCACAGCCTGCTAGACAACTCTTGGTGTATTTAAAACAGCAACTTCCCTCTAAAGTAGAGTGAGTTCCCCTCAAATCGACTCAGTCTCTTAATTCATACACGCAACATATTATTATTGATGTATTCGGTTCAAGCAGGCACTGGTTGTATCTGTcaaaacatataaaaataataataataataataataataaaagagggATGTTGGAGTCAGACGTTGGGGAGTCTGCTGAGAAAACAGGCTATGGCCTACTATGACAGCAGACCCAATGAAAGAGGTTACACACAACAAAGTCCAACGTCAACACTGACCAAGAACCAACTGGCATATCAGTGCTTTAAAATCAGTAACACAAAGGGAACAATTCTGAGAGGTGTGGACACAATGAGCTGACCCTGGCAGAGGAGAGCAGTGTTAAAGACCTAGATGATGCTCAGACACCTGCAATGTCTGATACATCCCTCCAGCTGAGGATGAAAACTGCTGTGGCCGTGGCTTCTGTGTAAACTGTCACTTTGTTGCACTGTCCACTGTGATATACTGAACTACTTTGTTGCTGTCTCTCCTACATTTACTGAGACATTTTTAATTCTGCTTTATCGTCTTTGAtgaatttttatatatatcGCTACTCCACAACTGTGTTGCATTTAAGCTATTTGTCGTGACACACAATAagactgacctatgaatcattcaagcataaaaaaaggacgtaactcaagggatgaatcGGCATCGTGTCCACAGATAACAgaaaacttagcaaagaaccagctTTGATTTTAGTCTCTTCAGGcattttgttactagcagcctgttacaaaaacacaatgtgttcccatttcttttgtTGAAAGTGCAACAATGCCAATAATCACactttgacaggcataaaaatagtgttttgcacccacaaggtgattcccaaagagctattaatCGAAAACCTGGAATATCTCGGCATGCTTGGTAGGGTGTCGTAAAGTATTTCAGAAAACTGGACGAAACAAAGTTGAGTACGAAAGAAGGAGCAACAGaccaaaaaattaaaacttcatcTACAAAActtgaacagtatctgaaagtcacgtccttaagaaacaggagaaaatccagcaaagactcaACACGAGATCTCAGAGGTGTATCTGGTCCTTCcattgatccatctactgttcgcATCCACCACTCTACTCCTCATTGAAATGGTGGATGTTGAGAAACCATTCATAAGAAATGGAAACAGGGAAAAGggtgaggtatgccaaattacacaagaactggactgaagcTCAGTGACTCATCACTGCAAGCAGTAAAACATGGTGTTATCTGTGTTTATATTACACAAATAAATTCTTAATATTGTATATAAATTTGAATATCATGTTATATAACATGCAGTAATATAACCATAAAGATGTATGAtaaacataatgaaaactaaatGGAAAATGGCAGTGTGCTCTGTTAAGGTGTATGTCATGAAAGCAAAACAGCTGAATTTGAACAAAATCACAACTAAAGAAGAGACACGTAACTCCGATTCTCCATTTGTGGCTTATTTAAAATTAGATATCTTGATTAAAAAAAGTGACCCACtggatataatataatataatataatataatataatataatataatataatataatataatataatataatataatataaaagctTTTATGAAGGGTTATGCTATAACCATTTTACTGCTTTTTCCTATAATAATCCTGTACTTTCACATTGAAGGTAATAGTGTGTCCAGTAATAAATCCATGTGTTACACTAAAATACACTAACGTCCAGTGGTGCTACCATAAAATCTCTGTATATTCCCATAGTGCCTGCAGTCATGAGTAATATATCAGTAACGGCTGAGGCTGCTCTCACTTGTACATTAGAGCACTGCTGACATCTTGTGGTTAGACAGGCGtcagggttttgtttgtttgtttctgtcacAATAAAAAGGAATTTGTCACCACTGACATTAACATCAAACTGCATCATTTTGTatactttttttccatttcaagTTAAATTTGAAGGCACAATACTCATCTGGAAGGAGAAAGTGTGGCTTACATCCAGTAAGCTATTGTTAACTCATTTTGACTTTATCACATATTTATGTTATTCCTTAATGTTTATGAATATGTGCTGTAGGAATTCCCCACCTTTGGGACAAATAAAAGTTGCTATATTTTATCTACTGTCACAGTCAGACAAGAGAGGTATAAAGCTGGGAAAGTTATTTTAAAGACAGTGCAGCCTAAGGTATTTCTACTGTCCCAGCAagccaaatgtaattatttcATATTGGAATATAATTTTGCTTTTCAATTGCATTAAAATACTTATCTGTCTGGGTTTAAttttaatcaaatcaaatcacttttattgtcacatcacatgtgcaggtacattggtacagcacatgtgagtgaaattcttgtgtgcgagcttcacaagcaacagagttgtgcaaaatacaacaatgtaaacaagcaaaatacaagaatggctacatctgaaactaataaatatatgtacaatatataatagtatatgcatttctggatgtgtatactaaatatttttctacgtgtgtgtgtgtgtgtgtgtgtgtgtgtgtgtgtgtgtgtgtgtgtgtgtgtgtgtgtgtgtgtgtgtgtgtgtgtgtacacatattttacaaattaaatagagtaaacaataaataaaatatatatataaaaaaattaaatatacagagttgagacatgtgcaaaacagtggcattactgtacagtatggagtgcataatgttgaagttccagtagtgaagctgaggtgtctatgatgtgttcagcagtctgatggcctggtggaagaagctgtctctcagtctgctggttcgggaccggatgctgcagaacctccttcctgatggaagcagtctgaacagtttatggctggggtgactggagtccttgatgatcctccccgctttcctcaggaaccgcttcctgtagatgtcttggagggagggaagctcacctccaattatccgttcagagcaccgcactactctctggagagctttgcagttgtaggcggtgctgttgccataccaggtggtgatgcatccagtgaggatactctcaatggcacagtgatagaaggtcctgaggatgcaggggctcatgccgaatcttttcagtctcctgagaaagaagaggcgctgctgcgccttcttcactgttttgtttgtgtgtactgaccacgtaagatcctcagccagatgtacaccaagaaaccggaagctgctcactctctccacagcagcgccgctgatggtgatgggggtgtgtacttctctgcacctccggaagtccactatcaactcctttgtctttgcgacgttgagggtgagatggttgtcttgacaccagtgggtcagggcgctgacctcctccctgtaagccgtctcatcaccgttggtgataagacccaccactgtagtgtcgtccgcaaacttcacaatgatgttggagctgttagtggccgtgcagtcgtaggtgtagagtgagtacaggagagggctcagtacacacccctgtggagcaccagtgttcagtgtgacgggggatgaggtgatgctgcccagtctgaccacctggcgtctgtcagacaggaagctaaggatccagctgcagagggagctgctcagtcctagatcctgcagtttcctgtccagcttcgagggaacgatggtattgaatgctgagctgtaatctacaaacagcattctcacatacgtgtctctcttctccaggtgtgacagggcagtgtgtagtgtcagggctatggcatcatcagtggacctgttgtggcggtatgcgaactgtagagggtccagtgagtcgggtagtgcagagcagatgaagtccctgaccagcttctcgaagcatttgcttacgatgggggtcagggctacaggtcgccagtcgttcaatgaggagatggtggaggatttgggtacagggacgacggtggccattttgaagcaggctgggactacagacagagagagggaaaggttgaagatgtgcgtgaacactccagccagctgagccgcgcatgacttgaggacgcggccgggaatcccgtccggaccagtagctttgcgtgcgttcaccttcctgaagcacctccgcacatcctcctcagacacagtgtgcgcactgacgtcatccgcggtgcgcacactgtccggtctcatggtgttcgctgtgtcgaatctagcgtagaatacgtttagatcctcacacagaggaTGCTTTAGTTAACGTGTCGTCTCCAATTATGTTGTGCATGtcacagtttaacagtttctcaGTGCTGTATCTGGGTTTTGTCTTAAAGCAAACTAGTGTAGTCATGGAAAGACTActaaaagtcattttttaaagtgCAGTGCAGATGCTGGAGGATGCCGAATTGCAGCAATGGCTCCCATATTTATGTAATCCTTCCATTTAATACAAGGGaagtgaaaaacactgaatgacTTTCAGTACCTAAAGTTTGTAAATTAATTTTGCTACTATTGTTCTGTAGTTCTGAAGTTATAATGGAGCGCATTCGGGGCGTTTTGTCGTTCAGGTAAAACTTCCTTTAAGGTGTTTCATCTTCTGTCCTGATGATCCAGCTGTTGCAGGACATTTAGCACAGATTCAGTAACGCCATGATCAGATCCTTCGACTAGCCAATAGGAAAACACAACAACCCTGCCGTGATGAAAAACTCGTCGCTCATTGGTGAATCTTCGTGTGACGTTTTGGGAAACTAGCTGTTAATTGGTCGTCTGCCCGACTTTAGTTGAGTGAGCCTCCCTCCATCGTTGTTCCGGGATACCTGCAACCAAGAAAAGGTACAGTGCTATTTACATGGCTGTAACTTTATATTAATAGTGTGACACTCCAGGTTAGTTGTATTTAAACCCGATTAAGCCTTTTTGGAGTCCCTTTAGTGAAGCCAAATTCTGCAAAAAATGGGGTTTCTACGCATAACGAGTAGTTATTGTCATGTTTTTGCGTTCATGTATGTGCTTTGCAAAACTTTTCAGTGTACATCCATCCAgccttcatttttcatgtttcaaatacccatttttaattttcttagaGGAAAGTGAGCGATGTGGAGCTGTGACGAAATACTTTACGCGTTTCGGTTGAAACGGAAACGGTAATGTTAAAGACGGACAATGCAGATGCTTATTcggtttttgtgatttttacaaACTCCGGGCTCTTTCACTTACCGTTATGTGTATGTGACAGTTAGGCTATGTTATCTGATCTAACCGGTTCAGGAAAGTGATCAAAGAAAGGCGGCCGATGGCACGCTTGGTGTCGGTAAATGCCACCGTCAGGTGTTTCTTTTGGTGGAATTCCAACTATGAGTCTGATTTACACGCCTGATGGGCACCTGCCGTTAAGTCTGTGGGAGAAAtgcaaactgcaaagaaggtGGTAAAAGTACCACTTTCAGATGGGGGGAAAAATTAAAGCCTTATTTATGAATTTAAGAGTTTAAGCGTTTTTTCAACAAATGTGACTTTATACatggactttttaaaaaatccactaaaataaagtttaagttGGATAATGACACAAAGGAAGTGCCAGGAGGCCTTCCAAGATGACTGCATCTTGGCTACATCTGTCTGATATTTATTGGAAAACTAGTTATGAAATTCCCGAGCTGCCAGACTAACTAGTGCTGTGGTTGCTCTaacatttccaaaaaaaacatgtaaccCAACTACGAGGAAGACAACAGTAACTCAGCAGTCTGTGACTTTAAGCCCATTTGTTTGCCTACATTGCCAGTTAAGACTGAACCTAGAGGAGTAGCAGGTTTGGTGTTAAATTTGAATATGTTCAGTTGGCAGCCAAGGGTGGCCTATCAGCATTAAGCAGGAGGTGTTGATGGAAAACCACCAACTCACTACCTGGCAGCAACAGCACGCCACTGTATGAATCACCATATGTTACTGAACCAGGAGTGGCATACAGTCTGTGACTTTTCCATCTCTGCATCACTCTAAGATGGCAACGGCTGTAAAATTTAGAAGCTATGAAAATGAGCAGTGGAGGTGGAGGTTCGGGCACTCGGCTAGGAACTTTCTGTGCACCCTCCATTGGATATTTTATGGGCAACTGGGAAGAAGGATTTGTGAAATGCCTCAGTTAGCATACTCAATATGACCTGACACCAGATAAGCAAAAGATAATGGATGGCGAGAAAATTAAAGGTGAATAAGGGAGACTAAACCTCTCAACACTCTCAAAAGGAAATGCTCTGATATAAATATTGActttcttttgttgtatttttacagATTCAGCCATGGATCTTGTGCTGAATGTCGCTGACTACTACTTCTTCACGCCGTACGTGTACCCAGCGTCGTGGCCTGAAGACGGAGCCCTGCGGCAGATTATCAGCCTGCTGGTGGTGACGAACCTCGGAGCTGCAGTCCTGTACCTGGGCCTGGGAGCCATCAGCTACTACTTCATCTTCGACCacaatctgatgaaacacccaCACTTCTTGGAGGTATAAAGCCCATAtcttgtttttatgactgagtGTTGGCAGAGCTAAAGCCTGCAATCAATTGACCTTTGTATCTGCAAAAGGGTGTACAGATTTATAGGAACACTTGCAAATTACTGTCGTGTGCACACTATGGCTTCAAAACCAAGAATTAATAGTGTTTTTATTGCGAAACTAACTGTATTTTATAGTTGTTTATGTTACTGGTTTCACCTCCTGTAGTGTTGTTAATGCTTTTCCTGCCTAACGGACATGTAGTGTCTACATGTAGTGATTTAATTGGGCCATTTAACTGGGGTGAGGGTCTCTTCATGAAAGCCTTTGTGTGTCTTTTAAGGCTGGGTGagattaatttttgtttttttagcccccAAACTACTTTGTTTGAAATGCGCTTTGATAATTTTGTCCATCAAAGTTAATAACAGGAATTCCCCACattggtttcattttttttttcattcttatttattttattacatattaaaaaaatgttacttaTTGTTATTTGTAGAATCAAGTATGGCGAGAAATCAAATATGCGATGACCTCTCTGCCCGTGATCAGCATTCCCACTGTGGCTTTGTTTTTCACTGAAGTCAGAGGCTACAGCAAACTCTACGATCATGTTGCCGATTCGCCCCTCGGTAAGCTgaagaagcagcagaaaatgtttCAAATTCTCCTAAAGTTTTTGTCGGTGACATGACCTCTGTGCTTTCAGGTTGGCCCGGCCTTTTCCTGAGTATGATTTCATTCCTGTTCTTTACTGACATGTGCATCTACTGGATTCACCGCTTCTTACACCATAAGCTTATTTACAAGGTGAGGACACTTGTGTTTTTTCGTACTGGCAATATACAATTGCTGAATAGTGGAAATGTCTTTATCGTGCGTTAAACTTTATTGACCTCACTGCTCTCTTGTCCCCAACAGCTGTTTCACAAACCACACCACATCTGGAAGATCCCCACTCCCTTTGCCAGTCATGCTTTTCATCCAGTGGACGGCTTCCTGCAAGGAATGCCCTACCACATCTACCCGTTCCTCTTCCCCCTCCACAAGGTGCTCTACTTGGCTCTTTACGTTTTCGTTAACATCTGGACCATCTCCATCCACGACGGCGACTATCGTGTACCCGGAGCTCTGACGAGCGTCATCAACGGCTCAGCTCACCACACTGACCACCACCTCTTCTTCGACTACAACTACGGTCAATATTTCACTCTGTGGGACCGCCTGGGAGGCTCCTATAGGCACCCGTCAGCTCTGATGGGGAAAGGTCCCCATGATCTGATCAGGAAACTTCAAGCAGAGGGAAAGTTGGGAAATGACGAAGCGAAGCCTAACGGGCAAGTGAATGGACGGGCTCAGAGGGGAGTTACCTGTAAGGAGGAGTAACAGTACGCGGGTTATGAATAATTTCAGAAAGTGATCTCTATTTTTTTGTAAAGACAATTTGCTAAAGCCCAGCGTATTGGAGAGTAATTGGAGTTCATGTATGTGCCAAATAAGCCTTTGTAAGAATTGAGTTCTTGTGGAGCAATGAGTGAATGTGAAACGGCTGCCCCTGGTTGGACTGCACACACATACCAATCACAAACTATCGACTAACATCCGGAGATGGGGTGTTGTTTTGTAGTGTAACAGATTTTTGCGAACCGCGCAGCAAAGAGACTTGAGGATCACCAGAAAgctggagctgctggagctACTGGAGCTTCTTCAGTCACCAACCAGACCTGAGGCTGATTTCATAGGGCTCTACTAAAGCCAGAGGTTTTTATTTGACAGGTTATAAATCAGAGTAACCCAAAAGTTGAAACACTGGCTAATCAGCCATGCCTACTTTGCACTTCcagcttttattattatttttttttttttaagagtcaTAAGAAACGTaagagaagagcagcagaggcctcattaactttaatttttcaAAAGTCGTGTCTTCTGttgcaatttaattaaaatattgaGAAGATGGCAATTATAAGTAACCGTTAGAAATTATGTTGCCAACAGAAGTGTCAAAGAaattctgaaacatttaaaaaaatcttagaaaatgtgttttatagatATATACTGGGCAGTTTCCTCTCGGTAGGGAATAAAGTTTGTGGGATAAATATGGGTGCCACATGTGGTTCATTTATTCTTAAGCCCTCACATGGATCATACCTTAAACAGACCTGCATTTATACATCCATCCCCCTCAAAGCACTGATGTGGTGTGATGCATACAACTCCATATTCTTGGTTCTTTCTTTTTGAGCTctgcaggattttttttcatgtgcacTGATTCTGGTTATAAAGACAAGAGAATAGTTGAACGCGATCATTTAATAcatgttttgcattttaataCTATAGTTGTAGCATGCGACATAGAACTGCAATAAATGTATGCACCGAAAGATCACACAGCTCATGTCAGTCTTTGCTGAGATTACATTAGCATCATTGTCAGTGTGTTGATGGATACAGAGTAGAAATgctttgtggattttttttttttttttttttgaaatattaatacaataataaatttgaaatatattttgggaAAATAGTgtctctttatattttattttaagagctTGTATTTTATGGAAGCTTGTTTCCACTTCCAAAAAcaacttctttttttgcttgggATTAATGTCTCAAAATTTCAACTAAATAACTCAACTGACTCATGGGTGTCAAATGTTTTCCTTATTGGTGGACTCCTCAAACTTCCATAGTTGTTGGACTTGCAGTTGTAGTTTAAACCCATGGTTTCATCAAACACTTTGACCTAAAGGCAAGCTGACTGCCTAAGACGCAGTCTTCAGTCCCTTGAAGTTTGACCTGCTGAGCTTTTGGGTCATCCGTCCATCTTCAGGTAGTCGAGGCAGCGATACTGACGAGAGCTATGAAAAATGCTAGTTAGTGGTTGTATAGCTAGGACTGTTGtgcagtgaaaacaaaagtgaattTCAGTgtattataatttatttttaatatatctaCTTGTTTTCTAGTGAGGtgctaatattttaatatttcttaCAAACTACACTTTGTCTAGAATTCCACTGGTAAAATAACTCGTATATAAAACCAACTTCCTGCTTTGCAAACGTTCATAAGTGGTGATGTAAAACTCTACAACCTTGGTGCTGTTGCAGTACAATGTGTAGTGTTATACCAAGAGT of the Maylandia zebra isolate NMK-2024a linkage group LG10, Mzebra_GT3a, whole genome shotgun sequence genome contains:
- the LOC101470905 gene encoding lathosterol oxidase is translated as MDLVLNVADYYFFTPYVYPASWPEDGALRQIISLLVVTNLGAAVLYLGLGAISYYFIFDHNLMKHPHFLENQVWREIKYAMTSLPVISIPTVALFFTEVRGYSKLYDHVADSPLGWPGLFLSMISFLFFTDMCIYWIHRFLHHKLIYKLFHKPHHIWKIPTPFASHAFHPVDGFLQGMPYHIYPFLFPLHKVLYLALYVFVNIWTISIHDGDYRVPGALTSVINGSAHHTDHHLFFDYNYGQYFTLWDRLGGSYRHPSALMGKGPHDLIRKLQAEGKLGNDEAKPNGQVNGRAQRGVTCKEE